One Sediminispirochaeta bajacaliforniensis DSM 16054 genomic window, GGTGTGGAAGGCGAAGTATATCTGGGAGGTATTGTAGCGGCTTTCATCGGCATCTATTGGACGGCTTTACCAAAGCCGATTATGCTAATCGCCTGTTTTGCAGGTGCAATGGTCATTGGTGCCTTATGGGCATATATTCCCGGAGCTTTGAAGGCCCATTATAATGTCAGCGAAGTCTGTACAACGATTTTAATGAATAGTGTTGCCTTGTATATCTGTTCATATCTTGTCAACGGCTCCATGAGTGCCGGTGTTGCGAATGCGCAATCAAAACCTGTTCATGTACGTTTGTACCAATTCATGAAACCTAGCAGTGCCAATGTGGGACTCTTCATTTCCATCGCTGTAGTAATTGTAATTATTTATCTCTTTTATCGATCGAATTTGGGCTTTAAGCTTCGCTCTGTAGGGACCAACCCCCAATTCTCTGAATGCATGGGTATCAATCCTAAACACGTATTTATCAATTCCATGATGCTTAGTGGTGTTTTGGGGGGCTTGACCGGTTGCATCGAAATATTGGGTGTCCATGGCTACTATTTGGATAACTTTGCAACTAACCTCGGGTTTAACGGCATGTTGGCTGCCTTGATCGCAAAAAACAACTTGATCTTTACGCCATTTATAGCCTTTTTCCTAGCTATTCTACGGTCAGGAGCCTTGGGAATGCAACAATCAACTGGTGTCCCTAAATCTATCGTCGATACTATTACGGCAATTTTCATCATCTTTGCGACAATGGAAACGTTATTCCAAGGTAAAACCAGGGAACAAAAAAAAGCGCTCTTAAAAATTTTGGCTCACACAAAAGTTAAACGGCAGAGTATGGGGGCAAGAAAATGAATTGGGAAAGTATTTTTAACGTTTCATTGCTCTATGCAACATTTCGTTCGGCTACTCCTATTATTTATGCTGCATTGTGTGCTGCGTTGACCCAGCAAGCTGATATCCTAAATATAGGAACCGAAGGAATCATGCTTACCGGCGCTTTTGCTGCTGTTGCTGTGAGTTATTTGAGTGGAAGCTGGTTTCTTGGCGTGCTTATGGCAATGTTTGCCGGCCTTCTTATGGCTCTGATAATGGCCGTTGCACACCTAAAATATAAGGCTGATATTTGCGCGATCGGGATGGGAATCAACATGTTCGCACTGGCCATTACCAAATTTTTGTTAAACAGTGTACTGGGAAAGCGTGGAACATTTTCCGACCCTCTTATAGTCCCGATTCCACGTGTAAAGATACCGCTTCTTGAAGGCTCTGGAATATTAAATAGTATATTCAACAATTGGGCGATTACGGAGTGGTTTGTCATCTTTCTTATTGCCTTTATGAGTTTTGTTTTTTACAAAACAAAATGGGGTCTGCATTTGCGTGCCGTAGGACAGTCTGCTTTGGCAGCGCAAAGTGCCGGCATCAATGTTACTGCCATGAAATATAATGCCATTGCGATTTCCGGAGTGATTGGGGGCTTGGCAGGTGCTCATTTGTCCCTCGGTTATTCAAACCTTTTTACAGAAAATATGACAAATTCCCGGGGATTTATGGGGGTTGCGGCCATGTTTTTTGGAGGTGCAGATCCCTTGTTGACATCAGTCGGGTGTTTGGTATTTGGCTTTGCAGATTCCATCGGTTGTAGATTACAATCCTTCGGAATTCCAGCACAGATAGTGTTGCTTATGCCATATGTAGTAACGATCGTTGTCCTTTCGATTTCTATGATTTCGAAACACTATGCAGAGATGCAGCGAAAAAGTTCGCTTATCGGCGGTTAAGGAGAACATAGTGGAAAAGCAAAAAATTATTTTAGACTGTGATCCCGGACATGATGATGCCATTGCGATCATGCTTGCAGGCAAAAACCCTGCTCTCGATTTATTGGGAATCACTGTTGTTGCGGGTAATCAGACATTGGATAAAACAGTGAAAAATACATTGAATGTATGTCAGTATCTCAATCTGGATATACCGGTATATGCGGGATGCGGTCGGCCGATGATACGTCATCAGCAGATGGTTGCCTCCGATATTCATGGTAAAACGGGACTCGATGGTCCAACTTTTGGACCCTTGGTGAAAAAGGCTGAGAAAAAACATGCAGTGAATTTCATAATTGAAACTGTTATGTCTTCTTCAGACGATATTATCATTGTCACGACCGGTCCAATGACAAACGTGGCAATGGCGATGCGTATGGAGCCTAAGATCGTTCCCAAGATCAAAGGTTTTCTTTTTATGGGTGGCTCATACAGTAATGGAAATGTGACTCCAGCTGCTGAATTCAATATTATTACCGATGGGGATGCCGCATTTGTGGTATTCGATAGTGGCCGTCCATTAACAATGGTGGGCCTTGATGTTACACGAAAAGTGCTGTGCACTCCTGATGTTATTGACAGGATGAGCAAAGTTGAAACACCTGCAGCACGTCTTTTCGTCGATCTCATGAACTTTTTTAATAAGACACAACGGGAAACATTCGGCTGGCCGGGAGGGCCGGTTCACGATCCTGTTACCATTGCGTCACTTCTCAATCCGGCATTACTTACAACAAAATTTGTGCATGCTGAAGTTGATATCCGGAGTATCCAAAGTTACGGCAGAACAAACTGTGACCTTTTTCATTATCAAAAATTAGAACCAAACTGCAATGTAGCAGTGGATATTGATGTGGAAAGATTTTGGGATCTTATTGAACAAGCTCTTTACCAATATTCGTAAAGGAAAATATGAAAGATGAAAGATTTAGAAACAATCTTGGAAATGCACAAAAAAGAGTATCTTCACAGGTTGGAAGATCTTGTTGCTTTAGATACTCGTGATTTGGGTCATGGTATTGAGGGGGGACGGGAAAAGATAGGTCAGGATTACCTGATTGATTTGTTTCACTCCATGCATGCCGATGAAGTTAGGATAGATCCTATTCAAGAGGATGCCATTAAGCGTACCTATGCTAAATATCATGAGGGGAATCTCGGCCATAATCAGGAGAACAGGTACAACGTTTATGCCCATTTCAAGGGAAACGGAGGGAAAAGTTTACTCTTTAACGGGCATGTGGATGTTATGCCTCCTGGGGACGAAAATGAATGGAGCCATCCCCCTTTTTCTCCCACTGTTGAAGACGGAAAATTATTTGGGCGTGGTACCACCGACATGAAAGGGGGCCTGATGGCTTCCATTATGGCAGTGCAGTTATTGAAGGATGCCGAAATCCCCCTTCCGGGCGAGGTCATTATTACCTCTGTCTGTGATGAAGAAGGCGGAGGTAACGGAAGTATGCAGGCCATCGACAGTGGAGAACGTGCAGATGGGGTTATTGATTGCGAGGGTACTTCTGATGATCTCATCGTTGCGCATATGGGATTCATTTTCTTTCGAGTTACCATTGAAGGTAAAGCCACACAATCAGGAATAAAACGTCTAGGTGTCAGTGCTATTGAAAAAGCACGAAAGGTTATCGCCGAATTGGAGGCGGTAGAACACCAATGGTTGCTAACCTACAAACATTCGTTTCTTCCTGCACCAAATTTAAACATCGGTACAATTCATGGTGGTAGTGAAGGATCCACTGTTCCCGGTTCCTGTACTTTTGAAACTTGTATCCATTATCTGCCTCGATGCATGAATCATGACATGGTAGCCGCGGAAATAATCGATGCAATACAGCGTGTTGCTCAGTCAGACTTGTGGATGCGTGAACATCCGCCGGTTATCACAGAATACCAGGCGGGTGGACCGTTCGAGGCCGATATTGACCACCCCTTCACAAAAACTTTTTGTAAGGCATACAAGAAGGCTCGGGGAAAG contains:
- a CDS encoding ABC transporter permease, which gives rise to MKKNFQNSMVGAARKVLLTMLLALGIGAVFILCIGQNPISAYAALFRGAFGGKLQIGTTLANFGPLLLTSLAFAIAAHGGAFNVGVEGEVYLGGIVAAFIGIYWTALPKPIMLIACFAGAMVIGALWAYIPGALKAHYNVSEVCTTILMNSVALYICSYLVNGSMSAGVANAQSKPVHVRLYQFMKPSSANVGLFISIAVVIVIIYLFYRSNLGFKLRSVGTNPQFSECMGINPKHVFINSMMLSGVLGGLTGCIEILGVHGYYLDNFATNLGFNGMLAALIAKNNLIFTPFIAFFLAILRSGALGMQQSTGVPKSIVDTITAIFIIFATMETLFQGKTREQKKALLKILAHTKVKRQSMGARK
- a CDS encoding ABC transporter permease, which produces MNWESIFNVSLLYATFRSATPIIYAALCAALTQQADILNIGTEGIMLTGAFAAVAVSYLSGSWFLGVLMAMFAGLLMALIMAVAHLKYKADICAIGMGINMFALAITKFLLNSVLGKRGTFSDPLIVPIPRVKIPLLEGSGILNSIFNNWAITEWFVIFLIAFMSFVFYKTKWGLHLRAVGQSALAAQSAGINVTAMKYNAIAISGVIGGLAGAHLSLGYSNLFTENMTNSRGFMGVAAMFFGGADPLLTSVGCLVFGFADSIGCRLQSFGIPAQIVLLMPYVVTIVVLSISMISKHYAEMQRKSSLIGG
- a CDS encoding nucleoside hydrolase, which codes for MEKQKIILDCDPGHDDAIAIMLAGKNPALDLLGITVVAGNQTLDKTVKNTLNVCQYLNLDIPVYAGCGRPMIRHQQMVASDIHGKTGLDGPTFGPLVKKAEKKHAVNFIIETVMSSSDDIIIVTTGPMTNVAMAMRMEPKIVPKIKGFLFMGGSYSNGNVTPAAEFNIITDGDAAFVVFDSGRPLTMVGLDVTRKVLCTPDVIDRMSKVETPAARLFVDLMNFFNKTQRETFGWPGGPVHDPVTIASLLNPALLTTKFVHAEVDIRSIQSYGRTNCDLFHYQKLEPNCNVAVDIDVERFWDLIEQALYQYS
- a CDS encoding M20 family metallopeptidase — protein: MKDLETILEMHKKEYLHRLEDLVALDTRDLGHGIEGGREKIGQDYLIDLFHSMHADEVRIDPIQEDAIKRTYAKYHEGNLGHNQENRYNVYAHFKGNGGKSLLFNGHVDVMPPGDENEWSHPPFSPTVEDGKLFGRGTTDMKGGLMASIMAVQLLKDAEIPLPGEVIITSVCDEEGGGNGSMQAIDSGERADGVIDCEGTSDDLIVAHMGFIFFRVTIEGKATQSGIKRLGVSAIEKARKVIAELEAVEHQWLLTYKHSFLPAPNLNIGTIHGGSEGSTVPGSCTFETCIHYLPRCMNHDMVAAEIIDAIQRVAQSDLWMREHPPVITEYQAGGPFEADIDHPFTKTFCKAYKKARGKDVQFVGSPAGCDSRLWQGIGGCPTLQFGPGNLEQCHTVDEYLEIEAYYQAILVYAHLILEWCSK